The segment CGTCCCGAGGCCGTGATGAAATCCTTGCGGACTCCAAGGCCTGGAAGTTCTGTCTCATCCACGTTCATAAGTCCACCCTAGCTCTCTTGGAGGGGCGGCGGAATGACGCCGCTCGCTGCCCGCGTCCAAAGCCGCCTGCACCTCCTCCCCGGTCAACGCGAGTCCGCGGTCCCTTTCAGCAATGCCGTCAGGGCCTGGGAGACCGCGAGCGACGCGCCGTAGGTGACGATGTCCGCTCCACCGCGCGGCCAGCCGCACTCGACAGCGATCACGGCGTGCCCTTCGGCCCTCAAGCGGGCGAAGACGGTCCACAATGGGGGATCGGCGTCCAGGCCGCGTCCGACGACGGCGACCCGCGCGCCGTCGGGCACCTCGCCTTCGCTGATCACTGCTTCAGCCGTGGCTGCCGGTCCCCAGGGCACGTGGCCGACGGCGAAATTGGCCCCCGTTTCAACCTGCACGATAGCCATGGGTTCCTCCCGCGCAAGCCATGTTTCGGCAGCTTCGGAAACGTCGAAGGCTTCGGCGATGCGCCCGCGGTCGAGCGCCTTCGGGCCGCTAGGAACACCGGCAACCTGGAGCGGTAACCCCGGCTGGCTCCCGAAGGCGGCCGCCTGGATTTCGACCGCCCCCGCGGCGGGGAAACGCAATGACAGCGCGGCAGTGCGCGCCGCTGCATCCGCTAGGCGCTCGACGGGCAGGCGGCCTTCCTCAACGGCACTGGCGATCGCGGTGAGAGTCTGTTGGAAGAGGCCCGGACTTGTCTCCGAGCCCAGGCACAGCAGATCCGCTCCGGCCATCAGGGCACGAACGGCAGCTTCCGGTACGCCGGTCTGGGCCGATGCGCCGGCCATGTCCAGGGCGTCCGTGATGATGACGCCGTCGAATCCCATGCTGCGGCGAAGCAGGTCCTGCAGGATGCGCGAGGAGAAGGAGGCAGGACGATCCAGGTCCAGGGCTTCCACCAAGATGTGGCTGGTCATCACCGTTGCGCCGCCGGCCGCGACGAGCGCACGGAAGGGGACCAACTCGCGCGCATCCAGCGTGGCGGCATTGGCTGTGACACGGGGGAGTGCGAGGTGCGAATCGGTGGCGGTGTCGCCGTGGCCGGGGAAATGCTTGGCGCAGGAGGCCACGCCGGCGTCTTCGAGCCCGCGGATCCAGGCGGCCGTGTGCCGGGCCACCAAGTCCGGTTCGGCTCCGAAGCTGCGCACGCCGATCACGGGATTGTTCGGGGCGGAATTTACGTCCGCATCCGGAGCCAGGTTCAAATTGATGCCCAGGCCTGCGAGTTCGTGCCCGATGGCGCTCGCGCTGGCGGCAGTCAGTTCGACGTCGTCCAAACGTCCCAGTACCGCATTCCCGGGCTGCGTTGATCCCTTGAGGTAGTGCAGCCGGGTGACGTCGCCCCCTTCCTCATCGACGGCGATGAGCGTGTTCGGGGAATGTGCCCGCAGCCCGGCGCAGAGCTCCCGCAACTGGACTGGGGACGCCACGTTGGTGCCGTACAGACACACAGCCGCAAGTCCGGCGTCGTACGCTTCCAGGATCCAGACGGGGACGGCGGTTCCGGTGAATCCGGGCATGAGGGTTCCTGCCGCCAGGCGGCGGAGTTCGTCCGTGCGCGCGGGCCCGGCGGCAAAGGACTGGGTGGCGGGGGACTGAATCGTGTCCATGTCCGGCTCCTTGGGAGGGATGCTTAGCAGGGTAGTCAGGGATGGAAACGGCGCAAGCGCGGCATTTAGGCCACACCTAGCTGGTTCCACAGGACCATCACGGCAGAGCCGCGGAGGACAATGTCCTGCGCGTCTGCCGCGAGGCGCACGGACACCGGCGAGGGGTCCTGGTGCAGTAGCCGTTCGAGCAGGGTGTGCTGGACAGCGTCGAGAAGCGGGCCCTCCAAGAGCTTCCGGGGTCCGCTGAGGACCACTTCCGCCAAATCGAGGGCTCCCACTACGGGGGCGAGGGCTATGGCGAGCCGTTCCCCGGCTTCCCGGAGCACACTCGCCTCCCGGAGTGCGACGCCGGCCGCGGCCTCAGGTTCGGAGCTCGCCGCTGCTTCGGCCAGGGCCAGTTCCAGGCTGGGGACGGACATCCAGGTTTCGAGGCAGCCCTTCTTGCCGCATTTGCACATGGTCCCACCGTCGGTGCCGACCGTGACGTGGCCGATTTCGCCCGCCGCTGAGTGGGCGCCCCGGGCACGCCTGCCGCCGACGATGAGTCCGGAACCGACGCCGCGGCCGATTTTCACGAGGACCATGTCGTCACTGCCGCCGCCGAAGGTGTAGTCGGCGTGGACTGCGGCGTCGGCGTCATTGGAGACAAGGGTCGGCAGGCCGGTGTGTTCCTGGATCAGCTCGCGGAGGGCGACGTCCTTCCACTGGAAGTTCGGGGCCGTGGTGACGACGCCGTCCGCGTTGACGATGCCAGGGGTTCCGACTCCGATCCCCAGCAGCGTGGCGGTGGCCCGTCCGACTGCTTCGGAGGCGAGTTCAAGGACTTTGTTGACCACGTCCTGTCCGGTTTCCTCGGAGAGTGAGCGCTCCACACGGTCGAGGATGTTGCCGTCAAGGTCGAGGACGGCGGCGCGGAGCACGGAATTTTCAGCCAAATCCATGCCGATCACCTGGAGGCCTTGGCGGTTGATGTCCACCAGGATGGCGGGTTTGCCTGGGCGGATTTCATCCGACTGTCCCAGTTCCACCACGTGTCCGCGTTCCAGGAGGTCCGAGACAAGGTCCGATACCGTGACACGGGTCAGGCCCAGGGTCCGTGAGAGGTCCGCGCGGCTCATCGCACCTGCCGAGTGGAGCGTCCGGCGGACTAGGGAGAGGTTGTGAGCGCGTCCATCGGAAGGCAGGGTCGCTGTGCTTGTTCTATCGGTGCGGTGCCGGTCGGTGCGGTGCCGGTCGGTGCGGGGGCGGTCACGGAGGGTGTCCATATGGGTTAGTAAACTCTACTAACAATCAAAAAACAAGGTCTTCTCCTCCCGAGATCGTGCTGCCAAGACGACCGCCACGACTGGTATGGAGCGGGCCCGGAATGGGCAGGGCCTGCCCTCAGCGCTCCGGAACGACGGCGATTTCCGTCTTGTGGGGCGATTTGACCGGCAGGATCACCAGCAGGCCGGCCAGGAGCACCACCATGATGCCCAGAATCCCCCAGCGCTGGGCCTCGCCGGAGGCGACGAGAGGCGTCGCCACAGTGATGCACAAGGTAAAGAGCGCCGGTGCCAGGAAGCTCACTGCCCGGCCAGTGGTGGCGTAAAGCCCGAATAGTTCGCCGGATTCGCCGTCGGGCGCCAGTCGCGCGAGATAGGCCCGGGAGGAAGCCTGGGCCGGTCCGACGAAGAGGCAAAGGAACAACCCGAAGACCCAGAAAGTGGTGGCTCCTGCCCAGTGGGTCCCGAAGAACACATAGTCGCTGTTGCCCAGCACCAGGATCGTGGTGCCAGCCACCAGAAGTCCCAACAGGGACATGACGATGACGGCTTTGGGGCCGATTCTGTCATCCAGAAGCCCGCCGATCATAGCGCCGACGGCAGCCACTACGTTGCCGAAAATCGCGAAGAAGATGACTTCCTTGAGCTCGAACCCGAAGGTCCCTGCAGCGATGACCCCGCCGAACGTGAAGACCGCCGCCAGGCCGTCGCGAAAGATGGCGCTCGCGAGGAGGAAATAGATGGTGTGCGGGCTGGTGAGATATATGGCCTTGATCCGGCGGACAAGCAAACCATACGACGCCATGAACCCGAGCTTGGACTCTGGCTTCTTGACGGACAGTTCAGGGACTGCGAGGAGGACCGGCAGCGCAAAGATGAAGAACCAGAGGGCGGAGAAAACGGCCACCAACCTGATATTGAGGCCGTCCTGAGTAGAGGCCCCGAACCACTCAACGGAGGGCTGGACGAACAGCTGCAACACCGCGAGCAGCGCCACGATCCCGCCCAAATACCCCATCCCCCAGCCGAAGCCACTCACTTTACCGATGTTGGCAGGAGTGGAGATCTGGGCCAGCATCGCGTTGTAATTGACCCCCGCGAACTCGAAAAACACATTGCCGAGGGCAATCAACGAAACGCCCAAAAGCAAGAACTCGGGCTTGGGGAAAACAAAGAAGCACGAGCCGGTGAGGACCGCGACAAGTGCGGTATTGACCCCTAGCCACAGCTTGCGGCGGCCACCGGAGTCAGAACGCTGCCCCGTGACCGGCGCCAGCACGGCAATTGCGACGCCGGCGATCGCCAACGCGGCACCCAACACCGCCGATGCGGAGTCTCCCCCGCCAAACGCCTTGGATGTCAGGTAGACAGTGAACACGAACGTGGTCATGACGGCGTTGAATGCCGCGGAACCCCAGTCCCAGAACGCCCACGCAAGGATCTGCCCCTTGTTCGATAGGGCAGGCCCGGAAGCAAGCTCGGATGCCGGGTGCGGGGCCTCAGGCGCAGCTGCCATGTTCATGGAGTGAATGGTAACCGCCCGAAGTGACACTCTTGGGACGTCCGGGCAGCCGGCACTGGATCTTAGCCCTCTACACCATGGAGGCCGGCATTGTTTGTCACATGCGGTTGATAAACTACCTGCACCGAACCCAACGTTTGACCGCCTGCTCCAACTTTTGACAACTCATTCCTGACTTTGCGGAGATTCCAGTGATCACAGTCCTTGCCGTGACCTTTGCAGCGGCAACTGCGGCGCCTTGGATCTTCCGGAAACTCCAACGGAATGCGTTCTACGTTCTCGCAGCAGTTCCCGCCGCTGCCTTCGTCTGGCTGATCTTGCAGTATGACCGGATCTACCCCGGAAAAGGTGGAGAGCCCACCGGCGGTTTCATCGAAGAAACCCTCCCATGGATTCCGAACCTCAAGCTTGAATTCGCCTTCCGCATGGACGTTCTGGCATGGGTGATTTCCTTGCTGGTCCTGGGCGTTGGTGCGCTGGTCCTGGTCTACTGCGCCCGGTACTTCAAGAACAAGGACGCTGACCTGGGCGGGTTCGGGGCCCAGTTGCTTGCCTTCGCCGGGGCGATGTTCGGCCTGGTGACAGCCGACGACCTCTTGATGATGTTCATCTTCTGGGAACTCACCACGGTCCTGTCCTATCTCCTGATTGGCTATGCACGCACCCGCCTCGCCGCCCGGCGCTCGGCGTTGCAGGCCCTCATGGTCACCACAGCCGGCGGTTTGGCCATGCTCGTCGGCCTCATCGTTCTGGGCCAGGCCGCCGGGACATATCGGATTTCGGCGATCATGGCCGACGCCGCCACCCTCGTCACGGGGCCGGCTCAGGGAGCCGTTGCGGCCGCCGTCGTCCTCATTTTGATTGGTGCGATTACCAAATCGGCGCTTGTCCCTTTCCACTTCTGGCTCCCGGGCGCCATGGCCGCCCCTACTCCGGTGAGTGCCTATCTGCACGCTGCTGCCATGGTGAAGGCCGGCATCTACATCGTTGCCCGCATGGCGCCGGGGTTCAGCGAAAGCCCCTATTGGTTGCTCTTGGTGCTCGGACTGGGCCTGGCCACCATGCTGGTGGGCGGTTACCGTGCGCTGCGGCAGACCGACATCAAACTCATCCTTGCGTATGGCACCGTCAGCCAACTCGGGTTCCTCACCATGGTGGTGGGCCTCGGACGGCCCGACGCGGCGCTGGCTGGGCTAGCGCTCCTGCTTGCACACGGCCTCTTCAAAGCCTCCTTGTTCCTGGTGGTGGGCATCATCGACCACCAATCCGGCACGAGGGACATCCGCAAACTTTCCGGGGTGTACAAGTCCTCGCGGGCTCTCGCCATCGTGGCCGGAATCGCCGCCGCATCCATGGCCGGCGTACCTCCACTGGCAGGTTTCGTGGCCAAGGAATCGGTGTTTGAAGCGTTCGTCCACTACGGCACTGGCCCTGCTTCCCAACCATGGGGGCTGGTTCTCCTCGTCGGCTTGGTCCTGGGGTCCATCCTCACGTTCGCTTACAGCGCGCGTTTCATGTGGGGCGCGTTCGCCACGAAGCCCGGAGTGGAACGGACGCCGTTCAAAGCCATCCAGCCAGCTTTCCTGGCCGCGCCAGCCATCCTGAGCATCCTCACCATCGTCTACGGCCTATGGCCGGATTCCGTCGACGGGTGGATCCAACCGTATGCGGCCCTGTTTGCCAGTCCAGCAGCCGGAACTGCCGCAGCCGCTGCCAACCATCTCGCGCTGTGGCACGGTCTGACACCCGCATTGGGCCTCACCGCCGTAACTTTCGCGGCCGGCGTCGTGATGTTCTATGCTCGCAACTTTGTGGCCCGGGCGCAGAGCCGCGTCCCGGACTGGGTGGACGGGGATCGCGCCTACCAGCGCACCATCGGTGCCTTGGACGACGTCGCCGTCTGGGTCACCGGACGCACACAGCGCGGTTCCCTGTACTTCTACCTGGCGGTCATTCTCACCGTGGCTTTCGCAGTCCCGCTGACGGCACTCGTGATGGCCAACAAACCGCTCCCGGGCGGTCTCTATCTGATCGACCCGAACTCGCCGCTCCAGCTCATCGCTGCAGCGGGAATCGTTGTTGGGGCGCTAGCCGCTGTTCGTGCCAACAAGCGCTTCCTCGCCGTCCTGATGGTCTCAGTCACCGGATACGGGATCGCTTTGATGTTCGCGTTGCAGGGAGCCCCGGACCTCGCCTTGACGCAAATGCTGGTGGAGACCATCATCCTGGTGGCCTTTGTCCTGGCGATGCGCAGCCTCCCTCCGGAGCTCCGGGACCGTACCGGCGGCAAATACCGAGTGGTTCGCGTCATCATCGGAGTAGCGTTCGCGGTGACCATGATCTTCGTCGCGATCTACGCCATGGGAGCCCGTATCGCCGAGCCCGTATCGCTCTCGTTCCCCCGGTTGGCTTACGAAGGGGGCGGCGGACTCAACGTGGTCAACGTAACGCTCGTGGACATCCGCGCCTGGGATACCTTCGGTGAGATCTCGGTGCTGGCAGTAGCCGCCACCGGCGTCGCGAGCTTGATCTTTGTCCGCAGCCGGGGGGAGCGCCTCAACAAAGCCGCCTCGATTCCCGAAGGAACGGTGGGGAGGCGCGCCGCCGCCGCCGGGGGCAGCTCGCGCGACGACGCCTCGCTGGCGCTCGTGCGCAAATTCGCAGGCTCCCTGGCGGATCCCTGGCTAGTGGCCGGCCGCACCCTGGCACCAGAACGGCGATCCATCATCTTCGAAGTGGTCACGCGGCTGATCTTCCACTCGATGATCGTCTTCTCCGTATACCTCCTGCTAGCCGGACACAACCTTCCGGGCGGCGGCTTCGCCGGAGGACTCACCGCCGGACTCGCGCTGACCATCCGTTACTTGGCCGGCGGTCGCTTCGAGTTGCGGGAAGCCGCGCCGATCAGCGCCGGAATGCTGCTGGGAACCGGTCTTGCGACGGCGGCAGCGGCCGGCTTCGTGCCCCTTCTTCTCGGCGGCCAAGTGTTCCAAAGTGCCATCATCGAGTTCTGGCTGCCGCTGTTCGGTGACGTCAAGTTCGTGACCTCCACCATCTTCGACATCGGCGTCTACTTCGTCGTAGTGGGCCTGGCGCTGGACGTGCTGCGCAGCTTGGGAGCAGAAATCGACGAGCATTTCGAAGAGACAGCCGGCGGAGACACAGGGCGTTCGGCGGAAATCCCGCCCGAAGTCCCCGTGTCCACCGAACCTGCGGCTCCGCAAGCGAAAGGGACCCCATGAGCGTCAACCTCACCTTGTTGATCGTCATGGGCGTGCTGTATGCCTGCGGCATCTACTTGATCCTGGAACGCAGTTTGACCCGTGTCCTGCTCGGACTCATGCTCCTGGCCAACGCCACCAACCTCCTGATCCTGGCCACGGGCGGATATGCCGGGCTTGCCCCGCTATTCAACAAATCCACTGATCCGCGCGCCTATAACGATCCCTTGCCGCAAGCCCTGATCCTGACGTCGATTGTCATCTCCTTCGCGGTGACGGCTTTCATGCTCGGCATCATCTACCGGACCTGGGCGTTGGCACGGCAGGACGATATCCAGGATGACGCGGAAGACCGGCGCGTGGCGAAAACACCCAGCTTCGACGCCGAGGACGATTCCGTGGTTCCTGAAGAAACATCCGAATTCCCGGTCACGGCAGTCACAGAAGCAGCCAAGGAAGGAGGACCCGAGTGAACATGGCCAGCCTGGCGCCGCTCGCCGTCGTACTTCCCATCCTCGGTGCCGCGCTCACCTTCGCCCTGAACAGGAACCCGCTGGCGCAGCGCGTCGTCAGCATTGCTTTGCTGTCCCTCACCCTGCTCCTGGAATGCTTGCTCCTCGCCTCGGTATGGACCACAGGCACCGAATCCGTCACCCTGGGTGGTTGGCAGCCGCCGTTTGGCGTGGTGATGGTAGTAGACCAGTTTTCCTCGCTCATGCTGGTGGTCTCCTCCGTCATCAGCCTCGCGGTGTTGATCTACGCCACCGGCCAGGGAATGGCCGACGGCGACCGTGAAGCACCGGTCTCGATCTTCCACCCGACCTACCTGATCCTGGTTGCGGGCGTCTCCAACGCCTTCCTCACGGGTGACCTCTTCAATCTGTACGTCGGCTTCGAAATCCTGCTGACGGCGAGCTATGTGCTCATGACTCTGGGTGGGACCGGGCCGCGTATCCGCGCAGGGGTCACCTATGTAGTGGTTTCCGTCGTGTCTTCGGTGTTGTTCCTGATCGCCATCGCGATGATCTACGGAGCCACCGGAACCATCACCATGGCAGATCTCGCCATCAAGCTGGCCGCCCTTGATCCGGACACCAGGAACCTGCTCCACGTCATGTTGCTCGTTGCGTTCGGGATCAAGGCCGCCGTCTTCCCGTTGTCCTTCTGGCTCCCCGACTCGTATCCGACGGCACCCGCGCCGGTCACCGCCGTGTTCGCCGGTTTGCTGACCAAAGTGGGCGTCTATGCGATGGTCCGCACGGAGACCCTCCTCTTCCCGGGCGATACCTTGAACACCCCGCTGATGGTGGTAGCCCTCCTCACCATGCTCGTGGGGATTCTCGGCGCCATAGCCCAGAGCGACATCAAACGATTACTTTCCTTCACCTTGGTCAGCCACATCGGCTACATGGTGTTCGGGCTGGCGATGTCCTCCATCGCGGGGCTTGCGGCTGCTGTCTTCTATGTGGCCCACCACATCACCGTCCAAACGAGCCTGTTCCTGGTGACCGGCTTGATCGAGCGCCGCGGCGGTAGCTCGTCCATAGACAGGCTGGGCGGGCTCGCCAAGTTGTCCCCGCTCCTTGCGCTCTTGTTCTTCATTCCGGCCATGAACCTTGCAGGTATTCCGCCGTTTTCAGGATTCCTGGGGAAACTCGGGCTCCTGCAGGCCGGCATAGCCTTTGGCACGCCGTTGGCCATCACCTTGGTGGTGGGAGGGGTGGTCACCAGTCTCTTGACCCTGCTGGCAGTTGCCCGTGTCTGGAACCGCGCATTCTGGCGGAAACCCGAGGACGCGGACTACCCGGCCCCCGCCCTGACGGACACAGCCGCCGTCGGCCTGCTCCCGCGGACCATGGTGGGGCCAACCGTCGCACTAGTGGTCTTTGGCATGGCGCTGACCGTCTTTGCCGGACCGCTGTTCCACTTGGCAGGGAACTCCGCGGAAC is part of the Arthrobacter methylotrophus genome and harbors:
- a CDS encoding Na+/H+ antiporter subunit D; this encodes MNMASLAPLAVVLPILGAALTFALNRNPLAQRVVSIALLSLTLLLECLLLASVWTTGTESVTLGGWQPPFGVVMVVDQFSSLMLVVSSVISLAVLIYATGQGMADGDREAPVSIFHPTYLILVAGVSNAFLTGDLFNLYVGFEILLTASYVLMTLGGTGPRIRAGVTYVVVSVVSSVLFLIAIAMIYGATGTITMADLAIKLAALDPDTRNLLHVMLLVAFGIKAAVFPLSFWLPDSYPTAPAPVTAVFAGLLTKVGVYAMVRTETLLFPGDTLNTPLMVVALLTMLVGILGAIAQSDIKRLLSFTLVSHIGYMVFGLAMSSIAGLAAAVFYVAHHITVQTSLFLVTGLIERRGGSSSIDRLGGLAKLSPLLALLFFIPAMNLAGIPPFSGFLGKLGLLQAGIAFGTPLAITLVVGGVVTSLLTLLAVARVWNRAFWRKPEDADYPAPALTDTAAVGLLPRTMVGPTVALVVFGMALTVFAGPLFHLAGNSAEQMLDRSAYIHSVLGQNAKVPGIAEPSVQGGGK
- a CDS encoding MFS transporter, with protein sequence MNMAAAPEAPHPASELASGPALSNKGQILAWAFWDWGSAAFNAVMTTFVFTVYLTSKAFGGGDSASAVLGAALAIAGVAIAVLAPVTGQRSDSGGRRKLWLGVNTALVAVLTGSCFFVFPKPEFLLLGVSLIALGNVFFEFAGVNYNAMLAQISTPANIGKVSGFGWGMGYLGGIVALLAVLQLFVQPSVEWFGASTQDGLNIRLVAVFSALWFFIFALPVLLAVPELSVKKPESKLGFMASYGLLVRRIKAIYLTSPHTIYFLLASAIFRDGLAAVFTFGGVIAAGTFGFELKEVIFFAIFGNVVAAVGAMIGGLLDDRIGPKAVIVMSLLGLLVAGTTILVLGNSDYVFFGTHWAGATTFWVFGLFLCLFVGPAQASSRAYLARLAPDGESGELFGLYATTGRAVSFLAPALFTLCITVATPLVASGEAQRWGILGIMVVLLAGLLVILPVKSPHKTEIAVVPER
- a CDS encoding Na(+)/H(+) antiporter subunit C — protein: MSVNLTLLIVMGVLYACGIYLILERSLTRVLLGLMLLANATNLLILATGGYAGLAPLFNKSTDPRAYNDPLPQALILTSIVISFAVTAFMLGIIYRTWALARQDDIQDDAEDRRVAKTPSFDAEDDSVVPEETSEFPVTAVTEAAKEGGPE
- a CDS encoding glycoside hydrolase family 3 protein — encoded protein: MDTIQSPATQSFAAGPARTDELRRLAAGTLMPGFTGTAVPVWILEAYDAGLAAVCLYGTNVASPVQLRELCAGLRAHSPNTLIAVDEEGGDVTRLHYLKGSTQPGNAVLGRLDDVELTAASASAIGHELAGLGINLNLAPDADVNSAPNNPVIGVRSFGAEPDLVARHTAAWIRGLEDAGVASCAKHFPGHGDTATDSHLALPRVTANAATLDARELVPFRALVAAGGATVMTSHILVEALDLDRPASFSSRILQDLLRRSMGFDGVIITDALDMAGASAQTGVPEAAVRALMAGADLLCLGSETSPGLFQQTLTAIASAVEEGRLPVERLADAAARTAALSLRFPAAGAVEIQAAAFGSQPGLPLQVAGVPSGPKALDRGRIAEAFDVSEAAETWLAREEPMAIVQVETGANFAVGHVPWGPAATAEAVISEGEVPDGARVAVVGRGLDADPPLWTVFARLRAEGHAVIAVECGWPRGGADIVTYGASLAVSQALTALLKGTADSR
- a CDS encoding Na+/H+ antiporter subunit A — protein: MITVLAVTFAAATAAPWIFRKLQRNAFYVLAAVPAAAFVWLILQYDRIYPGKGGEPTGGFIEETLPWIPNLKLEFAFRMDVLAWVISLLVLGVGALVLVYCARYFKNKDADLGGFGAQLLAFAGAMFGLVTADDLLMMFIFWELTTVLSYLLIGYARTRLAARRSALQALMVTTAGGLAMLVGLIVLGQAAGTYRISAIMADAATLVTGPAQGAVAAAVVLILIGAITKSALVPFHFWLPGAMAAPTPVSAYLHAAAMVKAGIYIVARMAPGFSESPYWLLLVLGLGLATMLVGGYRALRQTDIKLILAYGTVSQLGFLTMVVGLGRPDAALAGLALLLAHGLFKASLFLVVGIIDHQSGTRDIRKLSGVYKSSRALAIVAGIAAASMAGVPPLAGFVAKESVFEAFVHYGTGPASQPWGLVLLVGLVLGSILTFAYSARFMWGAFATKPGVERTPFKAIQPAFLAAPAILSILTIVYGLWPDSVDGWIQPYAALFASPAAGTAAAAANHLALWHGLTPALGLTAVTFAAGVVMFYARNFVARAQSRVPDWVDGDRAYQRTIGALDDVAVWVTGRTQRGSLYFYLAVILTVAFAVPLTALVMANKPLPGGLYLIDPNSPLQLIAAAGIVVGALAAVRANKRFLAVLMVSVTGYGIALMFALQGAPDLALTQMLVETIILVAFVLAMRSLPPELRDRTGGKYRVVRVIIGVAFAVTMIFVAIYAMGARIAEPVSLSFPRLAYEGGGGLNVVNVTLVDIRAWDTFGEISVLAVAATGVASLIFVRSRGERLNKAASIPEGTVGRRAAAAGGSSRDDASLALVRKFAGSLADPWLVAGRTLAPERRSIIFEVVTRLIFHSMIVFSVYLLLAGHNLPGGGFAGGLTAGLALTIRYLAGGRFELREAAPISAGMLLGTGLATAAAAGFVPLLLGGQVFQSAIIEFWLPLFGDVKFVTSTIFDIGVYFVVVGLALDVLRSLGAEIDEHFEETAGGDTGRSAEIPPEVPVSTEPAAPQAKGTP
- a CDS encoding ROK family transcriptional regulator yields the protein MDTLRDRPRTDRHRTDRHRTDRTSTATLPSDGRAHNLSLVRRTLHSAGAMSRADLSRTLGLTRVTVSDLVSDLLERGHVVELGQSDEIRPGKPAILVDINRQGLQVIGMDLAENSVLRAAVLDLDGNILDRVERSLSEETGQDVVNKVLELASEAVGRATATLLGIGVGTPGIVNADGVVTTAPNFQWKDVALRELIQEHTGLPTLVSNDADAAVHADYTFGGGSDDMVLVKIGRGVGSGLIVGGRRARGAHSAAGEIGHVTVGTDGGTMCKCGKKGCLETWMSVPSLELALAEAAASSEPEAAAGVALREASVLREAGERLAIALAPVVGALDLAEVVLSGPRKLLEGPLLDAVQHTLLERLLHQDPSPVSVRLAADAQDIVLRGSAVMVLWNQLGVA